The sequence below is a genomic window from Lolium perenne isolate Kyuss_39 chromosome 4, Kyuss_2.0, whole genome shotgun sequence.
GAACTTCGTGTAAATTTTCCTTCATTCCGGTTTGTGAGAGATAAACAAACTGTACTAGTGGTGATAATAAAACCAGTTGTAGTCGAAACAGTTGCTGGTGTTCGTGAGAGATTAAGGTAAAAGGTTTCTCATAGAAAAACATTCATTTACAAAAGCAGTAGTACAAGTCtgctactccctctgttccaataTATAAGACGTTTGGAACAGAGATGATAGATTCTATGTATCCTACGTTACTACATAGGAAATCAAAGCATGACATAAGAACAATGCTTTACCGGGGCAATTTACATTTTATGTCATGCAAAGCTTTTGCTTATCCTCCCATAATTTTTTTTAGTTTACATCGAAGCTTCAAAGTCCAACTTCTGATATACTCCGTATTTGTTGTTGGCGCACAGGATGCATCTTCAGTTTTGAAACTACAGCTTCACTCCGCCATGATCATTATTCCTGACGTTATCCTTACCATCTACCTGCAAATAGTGACCAAGAATGAGAAAGCCACCTAATAGTTCGACTAGTTAAATAAAATATAATGTCAATGAAGTTTGGCAGTGAACAGGCTGGTCTTCCATAAACGTTTTAGGGAGCTTGTTTTTTATGTTTGCGATCGCTACACAATTCTCGGAGTTGCAAGGATGGTCCTAGATCAGACAGAACAATTGACAGCTTGGTGTACATTGATCATTTTCATATTCCATTTATACGAcaaattgatcaagcaggacgctTACGGAGCTAATTAGGTGGGTTTGGCAATCCTGCTAAACAAGTAGAGGTACTGTACCCAAAGTTTAAATAGGCTGACTGGACATTGAAACAAGCAAAATTAGAAGAATGGCATTGCAATCTGGCTCGACTGGACATTGAAACAAGCAAAATTAGAAGAATGGCATTGCAATCTGGCTCGACTGGAAATCAAACCATAAATAGCATGGCCATTAGGTTTACAGTGATGATTTTACAGTAGCTTATTTTAGAAGGATTAAAAGCGATGTCAAAGGCACGACGTGGGTGTGGTGTGAAGCGACATCAAATATTTCTGGTGACCATACACGAATGTCTCGTGTTTAATGTGCTTAAATTGATGTTTCATCGTGACTGCTTGACCTCGCAAGGTATGATAACCCTGGCACCACCAGTCCACCAGTGATTCAAAGAAGCAGAAATGGAAAAAAATTGCCCTTGCGACAATCACATATAGCTAGATGACCTTGCACTATGTGCAGGAGCAAAGCAGAGGGAAGATCTTGTTGTAAATGATAAGAGATGAAGTTTTGGCTCCAAAAGTGGCCAGGTGTTAGCACCAAAAGGCAACAGTGTGCAAGGGTGAATGAAATGATCAATTTACAACTCTGGTGGATGGCAAGTGAATCCAAGTGCTATATTCCATAATTTGCTTCTTTTTGATGATACATTTCAATCAAGTCTGAAATTAGCTCGATTTTCGCATCTCAGCTTCACCAAAAATGTCGGATGCTCTACTGAGAGAAATTACTTCAAAAAGGAATCGGAAATTTGCATCCTAGCAGGAAACGCGATGCACAACTTTCAGAGAATTCTACTCGTAGTTTTGTTGCGCGACTTTATTAAGAAAAATAAGAAGCTAATGGTCAGGATGGGTTAGGATTGAAGTTTTGAAGTCTATCAGTTTCTTACCTCGTTTGCATTCACCGGCTGCTCAAGCTCGAGCCTGTGGGCAGACATCCGAGCAATCTCAGAGATGGCCGCATCCCGGACCTGCATATCGTCACCAGCAAGCTCCTCGTAGGCAGCCTCGAACGCTTCCTGCCAGAAGCGTGGAAGGCGCACCTCGTCGCTGGTGCGCGTGTACATGTCCCACATCCGACCAACCAGCTTCTCCCTTTCCTCCATCTCCTGCTCAAGTCGTACAGAGGCAAAGTTCAGGTGCCTATTTTCACACAGAATATCCAGTAACCAGAATACAACTGTTGTGCCTATTTTCAGATGCCTATTTTCGCAGTGACAGGGTACATATTTTGCGTTTGCGCGTAGGAACAGACCATTCAGCAAGACAGTAAGGAATGTAAGGGAAAGGGGGCGCGTACGAGGGAGTCGAGGTCGTCCCGGAGCGGCGCGTCTAGGTCCCCCGAGCCGAAGGCGGCGAGGTCGCCTGCGGACCAGCGTAGGGAGACGGAGGCGGCGGACATGGACCAGAGCGCGAGGAGCGCGATGGCGGCGAGGGCCCACACCTTGTAGCGCCCCTTGCCCAGGACCGCGGCCTCCGCGGCCCCTCCCACGGAGGAGACAGCAGCAGGGATGGCGATCTTGGTCGCCTGCAGAAGCGGCGCGGAGGTGGGGCTGTCGCCGGCGAGGGCCTTCATGCTgcgtcggtggtggtggtggtggtgggcggcgggagTGTGTTTAGTGAGCCGGTGGTGATGATGGGGTTGGTTTTTGTAGTTAGTGAGGTTGGCCGTGTGGGCCCTGGTTCCGATCCGGTGCCACTAGCTAGCCAGCGGTGCGTGCGATTAGTGGAGAAATACTGAACCACCAGCGCCTCGGTTGAGCACTTGAGCTGTTGGCCTGTTGCCCTTGGGAGCAGAACGGCGCGGCGCGAAGTAGCGGATAAACAGAGTAAATTACACGGAACTACCACAATTGAGGTGAAGTGGACGGGTCAGTATCGCTTTTGGTAATTTTTTCACGTCAGTACCGTTTCTGGGGCAGCCAGCAACAGATTGAGCAAATGTGGAGCAAACAGCGAATTAGGCTCTGCGGCCCGTCAGTGCCAACTTGGCTAACGCCGTGAGGAAGCTCCGTCTGAGCCGATTCGAGTGGGTCAAAACCTTGTCGCACCAGGCTCGTTTCGACCGGACCCGACCAGTTCTCCTCTCCCGTTGTCTCCCGCACCGTACTGAgcctcgccgccgcgccgccgggcCGTGGAGCTCCGCCGTCGCCATGCCTTCCTGGAATGACGGAGAAAGCAGTGACGACAGCTTGCTCTCTGGTTTCAGCGAGGGGCACGACTTCAGCCCTCGTCCACCGGTATGTATggcattagggttagggtttgttgtGATTTGGGATTTGTTGGTCCTAGCCTCGATTCGTCCAATTCCTGTCTGAAATCTGCTTCCTCTGGCTTGCTTTAGATTCCAGAAACCTTGCTGCACCCAGACTACACCGGCTATGATGATTGTGACATGCGTTGCAAGCATGACATGCCCACGTACAAGTATGTTTGCTTCGAAGGTGCAAACACTGGGAGGAGATTTCTTGGATGTGGAATGAAGGTATGGTTATTGCATTGTGTACATAATTTGACAGGTTGATGGCAATATTTGCAGAATTTGATATTATTTGTTAGATAATATTTGTAGAATTTGTCCCAATACAAACTAGCTTGATGGAATAGATGCTATTAGTTGAAATAGCTTGATGGAATTTGTCCCAATTATTTAGTTACTGCCTCTAATAATTACTTAACAAATTTAGTACCAATCTTTTTGTACTGGCCCTAGTAGTTACTGCCTCTAATTTATTGGATGTGTAGGAGGAAGAGATGTGTGACAAAATCCATTGGGTTGATGGTGAATGGCCATCTACAATGAAGATGTGTTTACTCAAGATTTGGAATATGTATGAGGATGAGAGAGACACAAGGATCCATGGAAATGTGGATTATGCAACAAAGAATTATGAGCTTGTGTTACAAAAAAGGGAATTGGAGAAGAAGAACCTGGAGCTCCATAAACAGTTAGGTAACACATTGGAGCATGTTGCAGAGCTTACAACCCATGACCTAGAGCTTGAGAAGGCACAGAGGGTGAAGGCAGAGCAAGAAGTGGCCACTTTGAAGGAAGATAAGAGGAAGCTGGAGTACTGTGTGTCTGATCTTTTCAATGCAGGCCATGTGATGAAGGACAACCTGAAGAAGATAGCTGAAATAGCCTCTGAATGATGGTTGACTGAAACTATGTAGTTGCTAGGTTAAGTATTTAGTGTGTGTCTGAACTATAATCATGTGTGGTTGTAATGGACAGGTAGTTTGTTATCCAGTTGATCAATTTCAGTGTCTTGTTGAACTTGCTAGCAAGCAGTTCTTTGAATTATGATCATGTTGAATTTATGTGTGTTTGAAGTGTTGTTGGAATTATGTGTGTTTGAAGTGCTGTTGGATACATGTAGAACTGATGCTGTTGAATGAATGTGTTTTTGGATGAAATGAGGTTGTCGTCGACTAGTCGTTGTCGACTAAGTAATTTTTGGATGAAATGGCTGTGTCTATCAAATGATGAAGTTGTTTGATTGTTGAACTGCCTGTAATACAACACAAGCACGGCGGCGCCACCCATTTATGGTCGCCGGCGGCATCAaagcacggcggcgccgcccattTATGGTCAGTTGCAAGACAGGCAATAACAGAGACAAAAAAGGACACAGAGGAACAGATAACTTGGCAGATTTGCAGACAAAAGTGCTAAGTAGTTCACCCAGGCATCATTTAGCAAATAGTAGACTGTATGTACTGATTTACATCACCAAAAGGATAACTAGTGGAGAACCCAACTAGTTATATAGCTGTTTGCATCAGTAAGGCCTTCTTTAGGTCCATTACAACAACTAGTGGAGAACCCAACTAGTTACACATCAGCtagacaaaagaatacatcaaatgAAGTAATGCCTACTTCTGGTCCATTACAACAAAGATGTATAAGGATCCAACTTCATTTAGTTGTTGGAAGATCCTTCTCCCCCATGATCTCCAACATAGCCACAGTTGAAGTAGCCCTAGGTCCTGGTCCTTTTGAATGCTGGACCTCCTTTCCATCATCTTCTGCTGCTGTTCTTGGTGGGACAAAAGATTGTTGCCTTGGACCAGCTTGCTGTTGCCTTGGACCAGCCTGTGGAGCTTGTTGTTGCCTTGGGCCAGCCTGTGGAGCTTGCTGTTGCCTTGGACCTGCCTGTGGAGCTTGTTATTCCCTTGGACTTGTCTGTGGAGCAGGATCATGCCTTGGACCTGGCTGTGGAGCAGGCTGTTGACTTGGACTTGGCTCTGGAGTTGCTGCTGCAGGCTGCACAGGAGGTAGTAGCAGAGATATCACAGTTATAACTTGAACAAAATGAATTGCAGAAAAATATATAGAGTTTTCCATACCACATGCTTGTTCTTTCTGATCAGCAGGTCTGGCCTCAAAGCCTGTGTGCAGCTGGTGTATTTGTGGCCTTGCAGCTTGCAATTGGAGCAAGTAATGGTCCCCATCCTTGAATTTTCTTTGGGCTTTGGCACCTCAAACTTCCCCTTCCTTCTCTTCTCTTGGTTCCTTCCTTTGGTAATGTAGAATTGTGGGGGAATGATGTTAGGAGTGTTTGTCTTGGTCCAATCATGTTGCCCATGCACTAGGTAAATCACTGGCTTGAAAGCTTCAGCATACATTTCTTTCTTGAAAAAGTTGCTCACATAATCCTCTggagtttgcttggccttgatgaTAGCACTGACAGCATGGTTGCAAGGCATACCTGTCACATCCCATTTCCTACAACCACATGTCCTTGCCTCCAGGTTGACAGCATGTGTTGCATCACCCTTtctgttggtcacttgccacaaccCAATATCTGCAATCCTTGGAGTGCAAAACCTAGAGTATTTCTTTGACAGCTCTAACATTTCTGTGAAGTGAGGAGTGATTTCCCAACCTGCTGTAGCTGCACCTACCCTTTTTTCATGATTCCTAGTCATCATCTTGTTCTTTATGCCTTCAATCATGGTCCTGATTGGTTTCTTCCTCACATCCAGGATGTATCTATTAAATACTTCACTGAGGTTGTTGACCACCAAGTCTGTCTTGCAGTTGGTGTCAAAAGCATGTCTGGACCAAGTGTGGACTGGAATTTTGCTCAGCCATGTCCAGGcttcctcactctctttcttcagatTTTCCATTGCAATGTCAAAGTGATCCTTGTGGTAAGCATAGGCAGCTGCATCCATGCATTTCTTGAGATCTTCACCTCTAAACCCAGCAGTTTGGAAATTGGCATATATGTGCCTTAAGCAAAATCTCTGAGGGCAGTTTGGAAACACTGTACTGATAGCCTTAAGAAGTCCCTATGTAAACAGAACAACAAGAAATACAGGTTATTTTAGCACACAAATGGCTTAAGAAGTCCCTATTTGAGCATACATGTAAAGGTCAAGTAGTCGAGGTTAACTAGTCGACGACAACTAGTTGAGGTTAACTAGTCGACGACAACTAGTTGAGGTTAACTAGTTGAGGTTAACTAGTCGAGGTTAACTAGTCGACGACAACTAGTTGAGGTTAACTAGTTGAGGTTAACTAGTCGAGGTTAACTAGTCGACGACAAGTATCCTAAACTAAGATAGCTAGTCGACGACAACTAGTCGACGTCAAGTAGTCGTCCACGACTAGCCCAATACAACTAGTCGAGGACAACTAGTCGACGACAACTAGTACATTACAAGTACCCTAAGCTAAGGTCAAGCTAGTCGACGACAACTAGTCGACGACAACTACTACATTACAAGTACCCTAACCTAAGTCATGGCAGTTAAATAAAAATTGCAAACAAGTATAAGCACCAACCTTTTGCCTGTCATACATGATAGTGTAATGGCCAAACTGCCCTGATTCACCACCTAAAGCATACTTTAGCTGGGTCAAAAACCAGCACCAGTTTGTTGTATCCTCTTTAGGCACCACAGCAAATGCTATTGGATACATATTGTTGTTTCCATCCCTGCCAGTTGCAGCCAATATTTGAGCACCAGTGCATAGTTTGATAAAGCACCCATCCAACCCTGCATACATTATGAGTTTCAGAATTAAAAAGAATGAAAGTACATATGCATTTCAACTATATGTTGATAAAGTGCCTACCAATGAATGGCCTGCAGCCTTTCAGAAAGCCCTCTCTAGCTCCATTGATGCAGAAAAATAAACCATGGAATGTGGGGCCAGGATTAGGGTTATCCAAAGAAGGAGCTGATGTAATAGTAGTGACTATAACCCTACTTCCAGGGTTAGTATCAACAACTGTTTGTGCAAAGTCTCTGAGCCTAACATATTGTTCTCTGTGATCACCAAGAACAGCATCAATTGCAAGCCACTTTGCCCTGTAGGCCATCATCTTTGGGACTTCCACACCAAAATGTTGCATGGCACTATCTATTATTGTTTGAATGGTTGTGTTTGGATCTGATCTGAACAAGCTTTCATACTTTGCTGCTAACCATTTTGCACTGACCCTAGTACTGTCAGTGGTTGTAGGACATGTATGCCTGAGCTTCATCTTTCTTATCACAAATGTCTTCTCACCTTTGATCTCTGAGGCTGTCACATGGAAAGGGCATTTCTCCTTAATGCACTTGACAATGATCCTGACATTGGAGTTTCTGTGATAACAGAAGTTTCTACTTTGAGCAATGTGCAAATCAATGAGAGCATTTCTGAATTGCTGAACATTGGTAAAGCACATTTTGAGACACAACTGCTCATGTGGCTGCAGCATCTTCTCATCATACCATTTCCTCTCTGCTAGTTTCTTTCTTCTACTCTTCCTTCCCTTTGGGGGCACCATTGACAGTGGTTCAAAgccatcatcttcttcctccttcagaAAACCTGCAGAATCATCTTCATCTCCAGATGGTATGATGTCTGGAGTCTCATCAATCTGCACAGCTGAATGGCTTCTTGTTGTGGGGCCTGGACCTCTTttacctgccttcttctttttcttatgcACTGTCACCTCTGAAGCCTCAGGTTCAGGTTCAGCAAATGCTTCTGGTTCAGTTGCATTGTCCTCATTGACAAATAAATCTTCTATGTCAGTGTCTCCTTCACAATGCAGCATGGGGTCCTCTCtcttccttctcatctcctcaatcttctcagctatctcttcatcttctttccTTCTAATTTCTTCCATTGCAGCAAAGTCTGCCTCTCCCATGTCAAAGAATGCACAGTCATCAGCATCATCATCAACCTCTGCATATattgcatcatcatcattagctgCTGCTTGTCTTCCCTTCTGAATATTTGTGCTTTGTTGAGTGCACTGACTTGTTAAGACTTGTCCATCAGTATCAACAGAGAATACTGGTGGTGGAGTTAAATCAAACACAAATTGAGGATTGTACTTAATAACAGCACCTGCATTTGTTCCACTACTCTGAACTGCTTTTGTTTGATTCTTTGCAACAACAGCAGCTCTCTTCTTGACAGACAAAGATAACACTCTAGTTGATTCAAACATTTCTAGCAACTCATAGATTACTGCATTGCTTTCAACTAATATAACCCTTCCATCTGATTGTGTGCAATACATAGAATCTCTGATGCTATAACCCTGTGTCTCAATCATAGCTACTAAATTCATGTAGGTTATGTCATCGCGGTCAATCTTCCTCTCCAGGTTATCTACCCCATCCAAATGGATTCTGACCTCCCAAATTTCAGGATCCAAACTAGCAAAACAGAGTACAAATGCAGAGAAGATTCAGTAAACCCTAGCCCCTTAATCCCCAATGTGCTACTAGATAAGCTAGAGAGGAGATACTTACTCGACACCACCGAGGCCGTAGGTGTACCATTCTGAGGTCGCTGGATTAGCAACCCAAATCGCAGCAAGATTCGCCGCCGCCGACGATGGCCGCGACGGCCACAGCTCGTCCAGAACTTCCTCCACGCTCTCGCCTCGCTGGCTCGCCGTATCTCGGCCGCTAgttccaccaccgtcaccgctgccgccgctgtcACCGCCGTCATTGGGAGGCTCCTCCATCGCCGCCACCTCGAGCTGGAAAGAAATGGGGAGAAATACGGGGAAGAACTGGACAGAGCTGCCCGAACGGTAGGGTTTTGACCCTAACCGCAGCTTCCTCACGGCCGTCTGCCACGTTGGCACTGACAGTGGGGCCGCAGAGCTTAATTCGCTGTTTGCTCCACATTTGCTCAATCTGTTGCTGGCTGCCCCAGAAACGGTACTGACATGAAAAAATTACCAAAAGTGGTACTGACCCGTCCACTTCGCCACAATTGTGGTAGTTCCGTGTAATTTACTCGGATAAACACCATGGGCGGCTGGGCGCGTGACTCCTATCGGACGATTTCGGTTTGTCTGGAAGGACTCACTCCGCGTTGTGGCCCAACCACTTCTTAGAGCATTTTCAGTCCCGTCCTCCAAAGCGTCTCCAAAATAATTTGGGCGCGCCGAACCAAAAAATGGTTTCAGTAGTGGCCCCCAAAGTCCAATTTTgttcggcgcggcccgatacggtgtctggCGCCCCGAGCCCACCTTCAtctcacaggggacgctccgggcacgccggacacaacgaaaagcgaggcgaggagtGGCGGGGCTGAcacgtgatgtctactcacgcttcttttcctgtagacagtgttgggcctccaagagcagaggtttgtgttggagatatgcccaagaggcaataataaaatggttattataatatatctttgtgtttatgataatgtttacataccatgctataattgtattaactgaaacattgatacatgtgtgttatgtgaacaacaaagagtccctagtaagcctcttgtataactagcttgttgattaatagatgatcatggtttcgtgatcatgaacattggatgttattaataacaaggttatgtcattgtatgaatgatgtaatggacacacccaattaagcatagcataagatcacgtcattaagttatttgctataagctttcgatacatagttacctagtccttatgaccatgagatcatgtaaatcacttatactggaaaggtactttgattatatcaaacgccactgcgtaaatgggtggttataaaggtgggattaagtatccgaaaggtatgagttgaggcatatggatcaacagtgggatttgtccatcccgatgacggatagatatactctgggccctctcggtggaatgtcgtctaatgtcttgcaagcatatgaataagttcataagagaccacataccacggtacgagtaaagagtacttgtcaggagacgaggttgaacaaggtatagagtgatactgatgatcaaacctcggacaagtaaaatatcgcgtgacaaagggaattggtatcgtatgtgaatggttcattcgatcactgaagtcatcgttgaatatgtgggagccattatggatctccaaatcccgctattggttattggtcggagagagtactcaaccatgtccgcatagttcgcgaaccgtagtgtgacacacttaaggtttgatgttgaaatggtagaacttgaatatggaatggagttcgaagttttgttcgaagtcccgaatgagatcccggacatcacgaggagttccggaatggtccggagaataagattcatatataggaagtcatattccaagtttggaaatgatccggtgcatttatggtaggttctagaaggttctagaaaaatccggaagaaaggcactatggaaggtggagtcccggagggactccacaagcttggccggccaaaccctaagggaggagtcccaggtgggctccacctgaggtggccggccaccccacctaaggaaaaggtgggagtcccaccttgggtaggactccctccttgagtaggtttaccacctttgggaagttttggtgttggggtcttattcgaagacttggactacaactcttggggcttccacctatataatgaggggcataggagagggggctgaccaccacaagcccatagcttggccgcacccctaggtggccggccaccccctctcccaaaccctagccgccccctctctcctcctattctcccgcacgcttagcaaagctccgccggagatctccaccgccaccgccaccatgccgtcgtgctaccggaatcaaggaggagctactacttccgctgcccgctagaacggggagaaggacgtcgtcttcatcaacaccgaacatgtgaccgagtacggaggtgctgcccgatcgtggcaccgtgatcaagatcttctacgcgcttttgcaaacggcaagtgatcgtctaccgcagcaataaga
It includes:
- the LOC127332466 gene encoding uncharacterized protein, with product MKALAGDSPTSAPLLQATKIAIPAAVSSVGGAAEAAVLGKGRYKVWALAAIALLALWSMSAASVSLRWSAGDLAAFGSGDLDAPLRDDLDSLEMEEREKLVGRMWDMYTRTSDEVRLPRFWQEAFEAAYEELAGDDMQVRDAAISEIARMSAHRLELEQPVNANEVDGKDNVRNNDHGGVKL